The Canis lupus baileyi chromosome 28, mCanLup2.hap1, whole genome shotgun sequence genome has a segment encoding these proteins:
- the PAG1 gene encoding phosphoprotein associated with glycosphingolipid-enriched microdomains 1, whose amino-acid sequence MGPSEDMLSSGQVQVVLWGSLATVATFFLISFLIFLCSSCDREKKPRQHSGDHENLMNVPSDKEMFSRSVTSLATDAPASSEQNGILTNGDILSEDSTLTCMQHYEEVQTSASDLLDSQDSTGKPKCHQSRELPRIPPDSAVDTTLSTRSGDGDQGLGMEGPYEVLKDSSSQENMVEDCLYETVKEIKEVATAVNPGRGQSSRSKSTSALKELPGPQAPQADFAEYASVDRNKKCRQSVNAETVLGDSCDVEEEAPPPVPVKLLDENENLQEKEESKTEEGATEGTSDTNKRFSSLSYKSREEDPTLTEEEISAMYSSVNKPGQSGNKSGQTLKAPESAYTSIQRATQRSPSSCNDLYATVKDFEKTPNSVSTLPPAARPGEEPEPDYEAIQTLNREEEKATPETNGQRGLFPKENDYESIGDLQQGRDITRL is encoded by the exons ATGGGACCCTCGGAGGACATGCTGAGCAGCGGGCAAGTGCAGGTCGTCCTGTGGGGCAGCTTGGCCACCGTGGCCACATTCTTCCTCATCAGCTTCCTCATCTTCCTGTGCTCCAGTTGTGACAG aGAAAAGAAGCCGAGGCAGCATAGCGGGGATCATGAGAACCTGATGAATGTG CCTTCCGACAAGGAGATGTTCAGCCGTTCGGTGACCAGCCTGGCCACAGATGCACCTGCCAGCAGCGAGCAGAACGGGATACTCACCAATGGCGACA TTCTTTCAGAAGACAGTACTCTGACGTGCATGCAACATTATGAGGAGGTGCAGACGTCAGCTTCAGATCTGCTGGACTCCCAGGACAGCACGGGGAAGCCGAAATGTCATCAGAGCCGGGAACTGCCCAGAATTCCTCCCGACAGTGCCGTGGACACGACGCTCAGCACGAGGAGCGGGGACGGGGACCAAGGCCTGGGGATGGAAGGGCCATATGAAGTGCTGAAGGATAGTTCCTCCCAAGAAAACATGGTGGAGGACTGCTTGTATGAGActgtgaaagaaattaaggaggtGGCCACAGCTGTGAACCCAGGGAGAGGCCAGAGCAGCAGATCGAAGTCGACTTCCGCCTTGAAAGAGCTTCCAGGGCCCCAAGCCCCCCAAGCAGACTTTGCTGAATATGCCTCGGTGGACAGAAACAAAAAGTGTCGACAGAGTGTTAATGCAGAGACCGTTCTCGGAGATTCGTGTGATGTGGAAGAGGAGGCCCCACCACCTGTCCCTGTTAAACTTCTGGACGAAAACGAAAACCtccaggagaaggaagagagtaaGACCGAAGAAGGAGCCACAGAGGGGACCAGTGACACCAACAAG AGATTTAGTTCATTGTCATACAAGTCCCGGGAAGAGGACCCAACTCTAACAGAAGAAGAG atcTCAGCCATGTATTCATCAGTAAATAAACCTGGACAGTCAGGGAATAAATCAGGACAGACCCTTAAGGCACCAGAGTCCGCCTACACCTCCATCCAAAGAGCCACTCAGAGATCCCCCTCTTCCTGTAATGATCTCTATGCTACTGTTAAAGACTTTGAGAAAACCCCAAACAGTGTCAGCACGCTTCCACCAGCAGCGAGACCCGGTGAGGAGCCTGAGCCTGATTATGAAGCAATACAAACTCtaaacagagaggaagaaaaggccaCCCCAGAGACCAACGGCCAGCGCGGCCTTTTCCCGAAGGAGAATGACTATGAGAGCATTGGGGACTTGCAGCAAGGCAGGGATATCACCAGGCTCTAG